ACAGCTGACATACTGAAAATAAAAGACTCTCTGTGGTGTAAAAAGAAGGAATTAAATAGAAACGACTAAAATAGTTTGCAGTGCATGCTTTCATAGTTCAATCTAAGCTCAAATAAATGTGGAGCTCAGATGAAAGGGCCACTAAACGCCACCTTtgtcaaaaataaaatcaaGATATTAACCGAACGCTCTCAGCAGGTGTTATATGttcattaaatatgtttacttCAAATTTGCTTAATCCCAGAATGAGGCCTCAGgtcagaaataccggtttgttggcagaatccattaagagtctgataaaaaaaaaaaactaatttacaagaaaacatgtcaagacacattttgcatctgagctcttcgaAACAGTTTACACATATAAATCTAGACACTTTGGAGTCAACATGCAACAAATAGATCAATatcttgttttaaaactttacatatgaacCGTTGCTCTTTCCCAAACTCAAAGTTAAGGGTAAAGGGAACTTGGAGATTGTAAGGTAGACGCATCTCCTCTATGGTCCAGCTCATTTTGCAAGTCCTCCAGCTCCTCCAACTCTCGAAACTGCCTGTCAGTCTTGTGGCTGACCAGCGAGCGGTAGAAATGCACAGCGAAAACGATAAAAATCAATCCGAAAGGCACCATGATGGAGGTAGACGTGATCGCGGCAGCCACCCCGGCGGAGATGGTATCATTTTTCTGGTTTTTCGGCTTAATGGGCAAAAACTTGACCCAGCACAACAAGACCACTTCGGCCAGGAAAAGCAACGTTCCAATGACGGTAGAAAAAGCCCAGGCCAGCTCGATGTGGCGATGCATTCTCTCGTGAGGCGATTCCATCACCGAGTTGAGGTTGTGCACGTTGCTGACCGCTTCGATGTTGGGTAGGATGCAAGTGCTCACCATCAGGGCGAACAGGTGGACGGCCACCAGCACAGTGGTGCAGGCGCTGAAAGAAATAAGCAGTCCTGGTGGATAGTCGTGATTGGTATCAAGCTGTACTTCTACCATGGCCACCTGTTAAACAAGAAGCAGCAAAGGTAAAGCAAAATCTGGTTGTGTCACTTTGATGCACATGCGCAACTAGTGCAAAATAATTAGTTACAAAAACCAGTACAAAACTACAAGCCTTTTCTCCTGTATAgttcagtggtagagcattgcatgagcagcgcaaaaggttgtgggttcaaacCCTGGTGTTTCAAAATAGTATACCTAGTAAGGCAccattgtaagtcgctttggataaaagcatctgccaaatgcatacatgtaagaGGTAGTTCACAGAATAATGAACGTGCTGTTAATTTACTCTCCCTCGTGCCATCCAAGACGACGTGCAAGACAAAATGTATCCTCGTGGCTCAGATACCAGCACATATGCTATATATACCTTAATATATCTCTAGGAGCCACAAGGATTTATTTTGTGCTGCCTGTATCTGCTTTTCGACTCTTAAAGTGATGGCACGGTTTCAGCTTAAAACAATCTTTGCTCTACTAAAGATAAAACTACTCCTACATATGGATGGACTGAAGTAAAGTAAATAAGAGCATATTTCATTATTCTTGAACTATGCTTTAAAAGATCCAACCAAAGAGTGAATAACATCAAATGAGTTATCAAAATAAAACTATGTTTATTTTGGGGTTGACTACTTCTTAAAAGAAACAAAGTAGTGGTGGTCGATCGATATGGGTTTTCTTTTATGCCCGATGCTGATagataaatatttataaatatactagagctgggcatagattaatctcatacaaaataaaagtaattttttgcctaatatgagtttgtgctgtgtgtaattattatgtataaatacacacgcattcatgtatgtatttaagaaacatttacatgtgtatatacattcatttgtatttttataaattctatattatatataaataaaaaaaactatatataaataaaacatttcttaaatgtatgtgcatgtatgtgtgtgtgtgtgtttaaatatatatataatatttacacacagcagCACATACTCATATATTTtgcaaaaaattacatttattttgtatgagattaatctagattaatctatgcccagccctaaaATATACCCTTTTGAGATACTTAAAACACATTTACAAGACATAATTTATGTGTTTCTGACATCTCACAGTACTGTTTGAATAAGTGTGTTGAACTAGTGTGGTGTCgttaattttttcttaaaattaaacatgcatgtgtgtgtatttatatatacacaattattatacacagcacacacacatatattatgtaaactaaaacttttattctgcaaacgattagtcgcgactaaaCAAGAGGCAGCACAAATAcaaacatcaaatttaagtaatagaGAAATTTACTGGCCGATTGAAAAGATTTATCGGCTGATGTCAAtgataaaaaaatccaaatatcgGCCTCTGCAACATATTGTCCTAACACTATAAAgtagtgtgttttttttttttaaatatcaatgTATGTTTTTCTCTTAAACATTTCCTAGCTGGCACAACTAATTGTACATACTATAACTAACATTGTGAAACATGAAAATACTAAAATTAAAGAAATactcaaaaattaaaattctgtcataatttactcaccctcaagttgttacaaacctgtaataattaatttgttttgctaaacacaaaggaagatatttgtaataaagcaacaacagaagcaccattgacttccatagtaggaaagaaaaatactatggaagtcaatggtgcctgAAAAAGTTTTGGtaacaaacattgctcaaaacaTCTTTGTATTCAGCAGAGCAAAGAAATTATACTATAggttgtaacaacatgagattgagtaaatgatgacaaactttttgggtgaactatccatttaagaGTACATAGCAGAACTTGGAGATTTAAAGGGGTATCTCCAGAGTAAAGCTTCAAGATATAGTGAAATGATCGACATATTGCAAACTTGCATGTCGCaatggtttgcaataactgAATACTACAAATAGTTATGCAAATCAAAGCTTTAGGTTGATGGAGATAGCAGAGAGAATGGTGAGACAATTTATTTTCCCAGAAAGAATGTGAAACATGTGTCAGTTATGTATAATTTGTTTCCTCACAATTAAATTTGGTTGCACAAACTTTAAGCATTATCATATTTACTACAGAGTATGCACACTTTTAAGTGTACTGTGTATAGCACTTATTATAGGCAGCAAAGTAATGCAGAAGATGTTTGATACATCCGGTTGACATCCGGTCATAACCCCTCAGTCGTTTATAGTCTTCAAGTACAAGCAAAACAACTGCGGATGTCAGTTTTGTGCGCTTGTGCACTTGAAAGACTTCCCAGTTCAATCCATTACTATGCAAACCAAACTAAAATCAATCAAGCCACCCAGCGTTGTTATGCGCATGCACGCGCATTCTTTCTAACATTAAGATTATACTCCAAACGCGACCTGTTGGACATCAACCCGAGTAAATAGCCTACACAACAGCTGTAAGTTGGAACTCACCATTGCGAAACCTGATAAAAGAGCCGACGTGCGACTGGAGGCTTTGAGTTTCGCTCGGCTCAGATAAAGCTTTCTCCACGACAGAGCCTGTAACGAGTGCTCGTTTCGACTCATGATTCTCCGACGAATGTTTATGAAAAGCTAACCGAGTGATAGATTCACGAGATTCAGCTGAAATGCGGCATTGCTTCGGGTTACTGAGGATCTCTTGTCAGCTGGCTTGCCCGAGTGAAACTGGAATCATCGTGTATGCATGCATTACCCACAATTCTTCGCGACAACACAACACTGATTTCCCAGCAGGTTGTGACCATCAAACTGAATTTATTATGTAAAATTACTTTGGTAGGGACaatttatcttattgatttacTTAACAGCATGGGactttttaagaaataaaacactataattatttttttaaatagttaacTTCGCTTTATTGCTACGAACACTTTTAAGATAGTGTTTGCTCCTTCTTATTCGGAAGTCATTTTAAAGCGTCGACATTGTTTTTGTAGCTGTTGCAATACGAATAACATTtctaaaagaaaaacaaaattaaatggtCGCGCTTGTATTATCTCGAGCACGTGGAACACGCGCTTTATAAAGGCATGTTCATGAATCACAGACATTGGTCTGATTTGAAAATTTCAAACTTGaaattattttatagaaataaaaatGAGTCGATTTGTATTTATAGTGCACATGTGTTTCCTGGACGTCCATTTTGCGACACTATAACGTGGGAGTGTAAAATTAAAGGGCCAAGCAACGGTAAATGTTAACTGCAACACAATATTTGCACTCACGCGCATCAAATCCAGTCAGTCAGTAGCTGCAGCGCGTGCGTGCGGAATCGCGCGTGCTAAACAAGATAACGAAACGGGATTTCTGACCGCCCCAAAAACTATTTCCCCCATCAAGTCCtctatttttcaaaaaaattatctACTAGTAAATACTCGGACAAATTTACCCTAATAAATACCATCCGAGTCGTGACGTATCTGCAATGTTTTGATTCTGTTGACCGTGACGTCACGTTGCACTACACAAAAATGGTTCCTAGTTTAGTTTTCAATACAAGCTACGAAAGTGTGCTCAACTTTGGGCGTTAAATATGGTCCAGAAAAAGCGCTGAGAGAATAAAAACGGACGAAAGACACCGATATGGAAGCGTGCGCGGAATCGGGACGCAAACTGGTGTGTAGTTTAACCTGTCCTCTCAAAGACTCGTTTTATATCGGACTTTCAATATCGTACCCATCTGTATTGTGTTTAGTGGCCTGAATCGGATCGCTGCGGGGTTAAGGCGATACGAGTGTTAAGAGAAGCGTACGATGGATTCATGTGTTAAATTCATTAGCTCATGTTGTGGTAAACAGGAAAGGACACATGTTTCATATTACAAAGAAAGCGATGTTTCACGTGCATGCGCTCGCTACAATGTAACCGTGGGAAACATGGCACATTGTTGCCCCATAACACACATCTCTAATATGTATTATGAAGTTGAACTCGGTTCAAACCGATTTGACAGGCATTAATTATATAACAACTGTACGCCGTGGGCGATTAAGGCCTACAATTAATATCTTCACTGTTAATGATGGAGGCTGCGCCTATTAATAATAAAGCATTTATTCAACTAATATTAACAACAGAGTCAGCGTTATATCTCATATAAAACAACATCTTATCTGCACCACATGTGTGTTTCTCCGCGTTTAGCGCTCAATCTGCAGGAGGATGTACGATGAAAACGAGGATTTGTCGGATGTTGAGGAGATCACAAACATCAGGGGCTTCAACTTGGAAGATAAACTTGAGAGTCATTTATACAACAGTGATTTGGTTCACTATATGGACGGAAAAGGTATGTGAATATTCTATTAAATTATTACTAAATAATTAAGttagaaatattttataatattgagtAATAAACATTTGTGATTATTATGATTTATTACATAAAGTTATACCAATGTGCAATTGTGAAGAggctcagtggttctcaaactgggggccctgagatggtgccaggggggccccagattaataacatttaaaaaatacattaatttatcataaattttgtgtaattaatccTCAGAAAAATAAATCTACTATCCAACATGTGGTgcacattgtataatttaatatatttagtttaattaaaattttaagttttggaatgctttgtcataaattttcctTGGGGACCACGAAGGGATGCACTGTACACAGGAGGGCCGCAtgccaaaaaagtttgagaaacactgtttTAGAGTATATCAGCAAATGTGTGATCAACATCTGTGCAATATCAAGTCAACAGTCAATATATTGAAACAGTATCGTGGTATACCATGCATAAGTACTACAACATGAGTAACTTTTAAAGACTATTTATACAAAATGTACAAGTAGTTATCTTCTGTATGTATATCTGAAACTCTTAACTGCTCCATGTAAAATGCAGGGATTTGTTTAAATGCACAAACTTATTTGCCTTTTTTTTATCTATTCTCAGATTTTACATATGAATATGTTCAAAGAGAGGCACTCCGAACTCCACTTATATTTAAGGCCAAAGATGGACTAGGAATTAGGTAAAACGATATATAATTTGTGTGGCTGTTTGTGTCACATAGATATAAATTGAGTTATATTCTTAATCTGAATTGTTTCATCTGATGCAGAATGCCAGATCCTGAATTTACTGTAAGTGAAATCAAGGGTTTGGTCGGTAAGtgtacatttacataaaataaatgcattgtAATTTGTTTATGACTTTCTGTCTTTACAAATATTTatgaaattaattaattatagaTGATGAAATACATGATTGCAGTAGAAAATCATAGGCCTGTtcactgttattttttattattcatccCTGATGAACATAAGTACATCCCTTTTACTTTACAGCATAATTACACTCTGCGTTTTGCATGAACAGTTATAAGTTCTGCTTTCTATGCAATGAAGCTAAACATGTACCTGCTATAACGCCATGGCTTTGCATAATGCTTTAGAAGTATGCTACATTTACTTATGTCAAGCTTTGCATATTTAAGGTTTATAGGAGTGATTTCAGCAATACAATTGTATATTTAGTCCATCTTAGTTTACAGTTTTAAGATTAACAAGGAACTTGTATTACTGTTCTGAATTTATGTATGATACTTGCAAATGTTGTGACTCTATAAAAAAGAGAGTTATATTGCCATTATAGGAAAAACTTGTCCTGTTATACAAGTTAACAGCAGCTCCTTACAATAACAATAATCTGGACACACTATTCTTTGTCTGTAACGACCTCTTGTGGTGTTACTGTGTAATTACATAAAAAAGGCCATGCCATGTGTATTTGTGTGCTTAAAAGAAATGCTCTTGTAGCTCacttggtagagcattgctGTAACACCGCCAAAGTCATGTGTTCGATCCCAAGTGCACAtgcatataaaatgtatacattgatTGCACCatataagttgctttggataaaaacgtaAATTGAGTAAAGTTTACCATTTGTGCAAATCGGGGATTTATGTTTTtcataatatttacatttatgcatttggcagatttgAACTATACATTCAAATACACAACATGCATAATAATTTCTATTGTTAACAAGTTGTGTTGTTTCTGCATGGACATTAGGCAGTAGGCGGGCTGTTGATGTGATGGATGTTAGTACGCAGAAAGGCTCTGAGATGAGCATGGCTCAGTTTGTGCGCTACTACGAGACACCTGTGGAGGAACGTGACAAGCTGTTTAATGTCATCAGTCTGGAGTTTAGTCACACCAAACTGGAGAATCTGATCAAGAGACCCACTGTGGTAAGAAATGTGGAGCACTAAACTGAATTGATaagattttctatttttttggTGAATGTTTGATgtgacaaaaaatttaaatatgtaCCGTCtctttaaatgattaaaaactgGTTATGACCGTTTTCCTTTATGATCAATCTTATAGGATGTATGAGAGTAAGTGTTAATGTAGAAGCTTTGCTCTGTGTTTGATGCTTTAAATTAAACCGTAGAAATGatttaaaaacatgataaaaagTCAATATTGGGCACTTGTAACAATATTTGCATGGTATGCATTAAACCTTCAGTCACTCTCCATTTACAACTGTTTGCCTCGATTTGGGGGACGTCTTCAAAGGTTTTGGTTACCTATAGTCTGTCTTTGTATTTAATTCAGGTGGATTTGGTGGACTGGGTAGACAACATGTGGCCACGGCATCTAAAGGAAAGACAAACAGAAGCCACAAATGTCATGTCTGAGATGAAATATCCCAAAGTTCAGAGGTGATTTTTTTTAGCATATGTTATTTCAACATTGCCAGCTCAAATTTTCTTTCTTCACCTTTTTTGTTTTCACTGATCGAATCTGTTCTTGGACTTACTGTATTAGTCAAAGATGAGGTCTGTTTATTTCCCAAAGTCCCTTGCTTCGCTCCTCAGTGCATGCTGCGCATTTCTTTGCCTGCAGCTGGCTGTGACTCCAGCTGGTTGCTAGGCAGCAGATATCTAATGCGGAAAAGGGGCGGATCTTTTCAGGCCGCTGCAGTATCCCAATGAATTCTCTTGAGCCAATCGGAATATTACTCCATTCCTGCACatgaaatctctctctctctctctttctctctctctctctctgtctctctctctctctctctctctctctcatctatCCAACTAACTCCTCCCTACTCCGTATTCATGGTGCTCTTTACAAAAGACGAATTTGGAGCTATAAGTCATTATAGTTCTTTTCTTCTGGGGTACTTGGGCAGATGTTAGTACCAAGACGAATAAGGACTGAAAAGCTATCGGGTATGTTTCcctttttttttctgaaaactatGGACAGGTGATTTAAACAATCCGTTAGAGATCCTTTCAAGATTTAAAGCAGCTTGGTAAAGTTTGGTTAACTTTCATGTGACTGGACGCATGTAGTCTTCAGTTTCTTTGCAAACatcaatgtttaattttatttgCATCATGCCTTTTTTAGTGCATCATTGTAGATCTGTGTTTGCTgtcaaaaattttttttgcctacatttagtCATTCTTTACTATTGATTCTACATAATGATGTTTATGTGTGTTGTATACAAGTTaacttattattaatattatcatCGAACATTATATCAGTGTTTTTATATAAATCTTGTCTTTAATGGTTGAGTGattcatttaataatttgtttaCATTCATAAAAAGGATCAAACCACAGTTAGCATATCGGTCAAGATGCAACGTACCTATTGCTTATTTATTCATAACATCTCATCTAAGTGATCCAGTTATAGGATATTACCCCTGTGGATTCAGGTTACAATGTATTACCCTTGTGTTACATCTACATTCAGTATGTGCTTTGTTCGTGAAACCCAAGCAGACTAAATTTCTGAATAAAACTGGATGATTCCAGTTAAATCACATGAGATATTACATTGTATCTGGGAACAGTTTTACAAACAATAGGGGTGTTCTGCTCATCTTTCATGACTAAGAATGAATAGTTAAGGTGTACATGTAGACTTATTTCTACTCTGTTAACCACAGTTATCGGATGGATTGTTTGTATATATGATGTAATCATCAATGACATCATCCAGCACTTACAATGGTAGAAACTTTAACTAGCATATTTTTCTATAAATACTGTAGAGAGAGGTCCCATGCAAGCGTGTTTGGTAATAATTTGATTGTCAGTCAAGTCTACCCAACAGATCCGTAATTTGGCCAGACTCCAAATATAGAAATGCCGTTTCTCAAATCCTCAACCATCTGGGTTTGTTTCGAGATTGatgtttttatcatttttagTTAATTCCTCAAAAGAAAGACGCCTGTGGTGAGTGATGGCTCTTGCTCATTAGAGCTAAGCGATTCCTTCACTTTCTTCTTCAGTATGACAAATTTCAACCAGGCAGGGAGACTGTTTGTGGTTTGATTAATTTAGCTTCTTTCTAAACAGTGTGGATGACGAATGCATAAGCCGCAAATAGCTCCCATCTCTGTCTTAGTGCTGAGGCGGCTTTATCTGAAAGAATGACTGGAGTTTCATATTCTGTTCACACAAGGGGAAAAAATCATGTTGATTTATCTAAAATGATaccaaaacatgtttttaagtCATCATATTTTATAATGCTGTAGATAGAGAAGGGGAAATTCCACTGTCTATGGTTTTGAAGGAAATATAACATTCTTATATTTGTTGTGGTTGATCTCAGTGATCAAATAAATTGGGGATTAATCATTTTCCTTTATCTTTGCAGATGTTGAGAATCAATCCTATACTGTCTTTCTCTCTATAGATATTGTCTGATGAGCGTAAAAGGCTGTTTTACTGACTTCCACATTGACTTTGGTGGCACATCGGTATGGTACCATGTCTTCAAAGGAAGGAAGGCAAGTGttcttgtgattttttttatgaagtTATTAAACTTTGCACACTGTTACTATTGCACATGCTGTTTGACCAACTTAAAAGCCTTGATTGTTAAATTCCCATAAAATTATCAGCACAAGATGACGATGATACTGACGAAATATAAGAGCCTTTtacctttattcagaaaggacagtAAAGAGTAACTGGAGACTTTTTGGAGAAGTCCAAAaagcatgcacttagagggttttgcagaaAAAGATGGTCAAATTGGTTGAAAACGAATGAAATTACTGAAGTGACATTTTGAAAacaaggcatttcaattactgccTAATTACCTTTTCATTGCTGTTAATTGACTAAATCTAAACATAAGAGACATAAGAAAACGTTGACACACATCTGAATGCTTCATATATTTTCACCATatgcaaatacatttaaatctgacttttgcatgtttaagtgctataattgggtcctcagtgcttttatcaacctagaaaatgtgaatcaacccagtaacttagttttggtaaactattctccACAAacataggtaattgaaatttggttccccttgtgatgtcactatccaaccacgccactgccatttagtacagagatcagctcatttgcatgttaaatgaCACTCCCAAAacgcacatttttgctcacacccacaaagtgaaaattttaacttgttataataaattatctatatggtgttttgagctaaaacttcacatatgtactctggggacaccaaagatttattagacatcttaaaaaaagtcttgtgaaatgtcccctttaatgtcatgcaattataatttatatttaatgtCATATATTGTTCATATGTGGGGTCTCTAAAAGTATTTGGATATGgtataaaaagtaaatttacTTGCAATAACTTTGGGGAGCTGGAGAGCTATGGGAAGCCAGCCATCATGGTCATAGAGGGTTTTCACCTGGTGAATGATACAGTAAGAAAAATTGCACAGACTTGCACTGGACCTAAGGCATATCAGAAAATCTCATACGGTAAAGGAGCAGACTATCAACTGCACAATACCTTGCCAATTATAGCATAATGTGATAAGTTTTGCTTTGCATGCACCACATGCTTTTTCATTAAAATACGGTTTAAGAGTTTGACTGAATAAAGAAGACCTGCTCttatttttttgacattagCCGTGCATTAAAGCTGGTGGTTGTACTGTAGGTTTGAAGGGTGCAGAAGGCGGCAGGATTGTTTTTTGAGATCAGGTGTCCAGAGGACCTGAAAATGATCCTTTCTCTGTTTGCATAGTTGTATCGCAGCTGGGGTTGCCTTGTCAGCTATAATGCTGCTTGTGTTTGTGGATGCGAGTGTTTGCTGGAGGGTATCAGATAATATCTGCACTGAAAGTTTAAACAAGTGCACTGGCATTTGCAAGAACGAAGGATGATACAGGAATTTGCAGGAACGGTTGTAGGAGTTACGTAATCTGTTTACTAGTGAAAGCAAAATAAACCAGTTTTGCCTGTTTAATTTAACACGAAAATAAGGGTTTGAACTTGTATTAACAAAattttaaacatacaataaTCACTAGTGAAAATGGTTTTGTTTTCCTAAATATCACAAATTGGctgtattttttatgtttacattgtATAACATCTCCAATATCATCTCCATTTAGAGTCTTCAAATATTTTCTTACTAGTTAACACCTTACTATATTTGGCTACCCCTGAACGAGGGCGATAAATAAATCACATTGGAAATATTAATAGTGACGAGGTTGtgaattattaattttaaagaagaaaaatcaTATCCCAATTTAGAATCACACCTGCGTCCCCCTTTCTCATGTTCAGGTTTTCTGGCTGATTCCTCCAAATCTACACAATCTGTCTCTTTATGAGGATTGGGTGGTTTCTGGTAAACAGAGCGATATTTTCCTGGGTGACCGTGCTGATGGCTGTCAGCGAATAGAGCTGGAACAGGGCTACACGTTCTTCATCCCTTCAGGTAAGCACTGAGAGGATCCTTGAGAGATCCTGATGAGTTTTTGGCAATCCATTCTTTTTGTTTGGGTTTAACTGTATTTTTTGCAAAAGGGTTAGTTTTTCCCCAAGGGCACCTTAAGGAAGTAGAGTTGCCGACAGAAATCTTTGTCCACGTCTTCCTGTCTTTAAATTAGGCATTCAAAcatttgtatgtgtttgtgtgcatgcagGTTGGATCCATGCTGTCTACACGCCAGAGGATACGCTGGTGTTCGGCGGGAATATTCTGCACAGTTTTAACATTCCCATGCAACTCACTGTCTATGAAATTGAGAACAGGACAAAGGTAAAGCACTTATTTGATAAAAAGTGAAGAAGTGCTGAAGCTGCTGGGAATTTTGAGCATAGATAAACTTGAAAacttgttttatgtttttatcaaGACTCCGTATTACACAGCCTCTAATGGCTTGTTGCTTAATATATCAGTTTAAAGGCTCATATAGTAAAGACAATGTTTATTACACCTCTAACATCCAGCAAAGTTTCAGTAGCATATCTCAAGGACTAAGTATACTTCGTTTTTTTCCCCATACCGGCACAGTCAAAAGTATACTTCATTTGACTCGTACACATACACAAGTGTTCGATGCATgctagtgttgggcgatatgtcCCAtattgagatcgtcctatcgtcagcctgtgagatcgccgATACACGATAGTATTGGAGGGtggggcagtagtttactcatttatttatttgttccttattttactcatttatgacacgtcacttgattggtggacaaaaatgaagcaagggcaacactgtcatgaccgcaaccttcttaaaactgatgccattaatccgaGCGCGTCATTAAAGCACAGGCGCTCTGAAATTTTATGTGTGCCAGGGAGCGGGGACAACACACTCcctggttttaaacccctgcgtgTCAACCTCTCGTGCCAAAATGTCAGAGCCGCGCGAATTACAAGCTCCTGTGCAAGGAAGAGTCAGAATCATGtgcattacaagttcaggtgctaGAAGGAGTCCACGCCGCGCGCATTCAGGTTCGAGCAAACCTGCATAGTCAcgctttggtccgcaacgcaAGCCTCCGCTGATTGCGCGTCTCAACAAACTCTTTCGtgcaaagtgaagcccacaaaccctctcatgcgaggaaaagcacaaaatgcgcatgttaatgtgaaacgaTGATGATAATACTAATAACCATCGCCAACTATCATCATAAAAGcctgctattgccgatatgtcTGGCGATCATCGATACACaatactatcgtctatcggcacaaccctaatgCATGCACATTGCCTCTCCTGGCCAACGTACTACATAATCCTGAACTCGCATGCACGATCGAAAATCCGGTTAAAAAAATCTGCCGGTGCGCATACAGTATGCgctagggctgcacaataaatcgcatgtgattgtcatgtgcatctcgtcagtaaagtcCGTTCCTTACAtaagtagtaaa
This window of the Paramisgurnus dabryanus chromosome 10, PD_genome_1.1, whole genome shotgun sequence genome carries:
- the orai1b gene encoding calcium release-activated calcium channel protein 1 — its product is MSRNEHSLQALSWRKLYLSRAKLKASSRTSALLSGFAMVAMVEVQLDTNHDYPPGLLISFSACTTVLVAVHLFALMVSTCILPNIEAVSNVHNLNSVMESPHERMHRHIELAWAFSTVIGTLLFLAEVVLLCWVKFLPIKPKNQKNDTISAGVAAAITSTSIMVPFGLIFIVFAVHFYRSLVSHKTDRQFRELEELEDLQNELDHRGDASTLQSPSSLYP